One segment of Halococcus salsus DNA contains the following:
- a CDS encoding carbohydrate ABC transporter permease: protein MSEATANGRRGILSNATTRTVAVHVGLYAVAILFMVPYLYMISLSLKPQEIAISSVPHLIPPEFTLANYTELLSGTLILQWVLNTFIVATTATVLVLIVDSMIAFSLTRLNWPGQSILLTIIIGSFMVPFYVNLVPLFTTVSDLGLVSSLFGVILPAVANPLGVFLLYQFFRDIPEEYGEAARLDGFSNFQIYSRIILPISRPILSALAIFMFVYNWNQFVWPVVVLQNQASFTLPLGLVILRDTFTFRPGLFMASGIIASLPLFVLFLLLQDQIIEAVQFQGTTG, encoded by the coding sequence ATGAGCGAAGCAACCGCCAACGGACGTCGAGGTATCCTGAGCAACGCCACCACACGAACGGTCGCGGTCCACGTCGGGCTGTACGCGGTCGCGATACTCTTCATGGTCCCCTACCTCTACATGATCTCGCTCTCCCTAAAGCCCCAGGAGATCGCGATCAGCTCCGTCCCGCACCTCATCCCCCCGGAGTTCACGCTCGCGAACTATACCGAGCTGCTCTCGGGGACCCTGATCCTCCAGTGGGTGCTCAACACGTTCATCGTCGCGACGACGGCGACGGTGCTCGTTCTGATCGTCGACTCCATGATCGCGTTCTCGCTCACGCGGCTCAACTGGCCCGGCCAGTCGATACTGCTCACGATCATCATCGGGAGCTTTATGGTCCCCTTCTACGTCAACCTCGTCCCGCTGTTCACCACGGTCTCTGACCTGGGCCTCGTCAGCAGCCTGTTCGGCGTGATCTTACCTGCGGTCGCGAACCCGCTCGGGGTCTTCCTGCTCTATCAGTTCTTCCGGGACATCCCGGAGGAGTACGGTGAAGCCGCCCGGCTCGACGGCTTCTCGAACTTCCAGATCTACTCCCGGATCATCCTGCCGATCTCGCGGCCGATCCTCTCGGCGCTCGCCATCTTCATGTTCGTCTACAACTGGAACCAGTTCGTCTGGCCGGTCGTCGTGCTCCAGAACCAGGCCTCGTTCACCCTGCCGCTGGGGCTGGTGATCCTCCGTGATACGTTCACGTTCCGGCCGGGTCTCTTCATGGCCTCCGGGATCATCGCGTCCCTCCCGCTGTTCGTGCTGTTCCTCCTCCTCCAGGACCAGATCATCGAGGCGGTGCAGTTCCAGGGTACGACCGGATGA
- a CDS encoding carbohydrate ABC transporter permease — translation MSIRDRFSRTEATEGSLQRRETVDGVLFAIPYMIFFCVFLLYPLLQGLYMSLFEWNPLFPAQSEFLGIQNYASMLQDPAFWNALVNTVYFVVLTVPAMVIFGLALALGVNKKVIGRRYLRTIYFSPYILTVSIVGIVWSLFLSSGFGPINYYLGFIMDTPPNWLGSSALAMPVLAVVTNWWLLGFNFVILLAARQNVPERLYEAARLDGAGTWRAFRDITLPQMRNAIAFVVIVQFIQQFQVFGQPYVMTDGGPNNSTMTLVYYLYNAAFSQQRFGYAAAVGYLLFGLLVVVSYVNYRYIGSDSA, via the coding sequence ATGTCAATTAGGGACCGATTCAGTCGCACGGAAGCGACCGAGGGGAGCCTCCAACGGCGGGAGACGGTCGACGGGGTCCTCTTTGCGATCCCCTACATGATCTTCTTCTGTGTGTTCCTCCTCTATCCGCTGTTGCAGGGGCTCTACATGAGCCTCTTCGAGTGGAACCCGCTGTTCCCCGCCCAGTCGGAGTTCCTCGGGATCCAGAACTACGCCTCGATGCTCCAGGACCCCGCGTTCTGGAACGCACTGGTGAACACGGTCTACTTCGTCGTGTTGACCGTGCCGGCGATGGTGATCTTCGGGTTGGCGCTCGCGCTGGGTGTCAACAAGAAGGTGATCGGCCGGCGCTACCTGCGGACGATCTACTTCAGCCCGTACATCCTGACGGTCTCCATCGTGGGTATCGTCTGGAGCCTCTTCCTCTCGTCCGGGTTCGGGCCGATCAACTACTACCTGGGGTTCATCATGGACACGCCGCCGAACTGGTTGGGTTCGTCGGCCCTCGCGATGCCCGTGCTCGCCGTCGTCACCAACTGGTGGCTGCTCGGGTTCAACTTCGTCATCCTGCTAGCCGCCCGCCAGAACGTCCCGGAACGGCTGTACGAGGCCGCACGGCTCGACGGGGCGGGCACCTGGCGCGCCTTTCGGGACATCACCCTCCCGCAGATGCGGAACGCGATCGCGTTCGTCGTGATCGTCCAGTTCATCCAGCAGTTCCAGGTGTTCGGCCAGCCCTACGTGATGACCGACGGCGGACCGAACAACTCCACGATGACGCTCGTCTACTACCTCTACAACGCGGCGTTCAGCCAGCAGCGGTTCGGCTACGCCGCGGCGGTGGGGTACCTCCTCTTCGGACTCCTCGTGGTCGTATCGTACGTGAACTACCGGTACATCGGAAGTGATTCAGCATGA
- a CDS encoding dicarboxylate/amino acid:cation symporter: MANQFLSVWRRYRSIPIVYRIAAAFVLGSIVGLAVGPPAQRLQPLGDLFVRLLEMIIIPIIVFTLLMAARRLSPTNLGKIGAQTVLLYLLTTTVAIALGLGVSNLVNPGSGVTLTGGNVNTEQAPSLGQQLLNIVPTNPISAMAEGNILAIIFFVLVFGIGMTLVREESDADSSIRNGIDTIFETAEAGAEVMFKVVWGIMEYGVIGVFALMAALFGEIGVEAIRAYAMLAATLLVAVAIQITVVYLLVLLRGVVGVSPISFLRGTREALVTALSIRSSSGTLPVSMSNAEDNLKIDEGVYSFSLPLGATINMDGTAMYLGIVAIFAANIAGVSLTLAQQFSILVTALLASIGTAGVPSASLVMMTAVLTQVGLPLEVIAMIAGIDPLLDRLRTMNNVAGDLAVSTVVGKWNDAVDLTAGVWAGGVGEGDVVASESATD, from the coding sequence ATGGCAAACCAGTTCCTCAGCGTCTGGCGGCGATATCGGTCGATACCGATCGTCTACCGTATCGCGGCCGCGTTCGTTCTGGGGTCGATAGTCGGGCTCGCCGTCGGGCCACCCGCCCAACGCCTCCAGCCGCTCGGCGACCTGTTCGTCCGGCTGCTCGAGATGATCATCATCCCGATCATCGTCTTCACCCTCCTGATGGCGGCCCGGCGGCTCTCGCCAACCAATCTCGGCAAGATCGGGGCGCAGACGGTCCTGCTCTACTTGCTCACGACCACCGTCGCCATCGCGCTCGGTTTGGGTGTCAGCAACCTCGTCAACCCCGGCTCGGGCGTGACGCTCACGGGCGGAAACGTCAACACGGAACAAGCGCCGTCGCTCGGCCAGCAGCTCCTCAACATCGTCCCGACGAACCCGATCTCCGCGATGGCGGAGGGCAACATCCTCGCGATCATCTTCTTCGTGCTGGTGTTCGGTATCGGGATGACGTTGGTACGGGAGGAGTCCGACGCCGACTCGTCGATCCGGAACGGCATCGACACGATATTCGAGACGGCCGAGGCGGGTGCGGAGGTGATGTTCAAGGTCGTCTGGGGGATCATGGAGTACGGCGTGATCGGCGTCTTCGCGCTGATGGCCGCGCTCTTCGGCGAGATCGGGGTCGAGGCCATCAGGGCCTACGCGATGCTGGCCGCGACCCTCCTCGTCGCGGTCGCGATCCAGATAACGGTCGTCTACCTGCTCGTTCTCCTCCGCGGGGTGGTCGGTGTCTCCCCGATCTCCTTCCTCCGCGGCACGCGGGAGGCGCTGGTGACGGCGCTCAGCATTCGCTCGTCCAGCGGGACCCTCCCGGTCTCGATGTCGAACGCCGAGGACAACCTCAAGATCGACGAGGGTGTCTACAGCTTCTCGCTGCCGCTCGGAGCCACGATCAACATGGACGGAACCGCGATGTACCTCGGTATCGTCGCGATCTTCGCCGCGAACATCGCCGGCGTCTCGCTGACCCTCGCCCAGCAGTTCTCCATCCTCGTCACCGCACTGCTCGCCAGCATCGGCACCGCCGGGGTCCCGAGCGCGAGCCTCGTGATGATGACCGCCGTGCTGACCCAGGTCGGCCTCCCGCTCGAAGTCATCGCGATGATAGCCGGTATCGACCCCCTCCTCGACCGCCTTCGCACGATGAACAACGTCGCCGGCGACCTCGCGGTGAGCACCGTCGTCGGGAAGTGGAACGACGCGGTCGACCTCACGGCCGGTGTGTGGGCCGGTGGGGTCGGCGAGGGCGACGTGGTGGCGAGCGAAAGCGCCACCGACTGA
- a CDS encoding lysylphosphatidylglycerol synthase transmembrane domain-containing protein, with amino-acid sequence MVESGRLRTTALGFLGAVAAFAVAIWVIGPHEIYGALVMSRPAILVAIVGVAACWLTAWGLSLRTVLDALDAPVPASTAVLVFASATFANNVTPFGQAGGEPVSALLISRASDREYETGLAAIASVDALNFVPSIGLALVGLGYFATTLTFGADLPLAAGAVVAFAAVLVVGAVLGWRYRYRIEHGVVATLAPLIQRAAAALPRVSPPEPDALEARIEAFFAAVERVATSPRKLALALLFSTVGWVGLATSLWLSLYALGYTVPLAVVLVAIPAGAMASITPLPGGLGGVAAVLGALVDGTTVGISVATIAAAVLIHRGATYVLPTMVGGGVAAVLVDR; translated from the coding sequence ATGGTCGAGAGTGGGCGGCTTCGGACCACGGCGCTCGGGTTCCTCGGGGCCGTGGCCGCGTTCGCCGTCGCGATCTGGGTCATCGGCCCACACGAGATCTACGGTGCGCTCGTCATGAGCCGGCCGGCGATCCTCGTTGCGATCGTCGGCGTCGCGGCGTGCTGGCTCACGGCGTGGGGGCTCTCGCTACGAACCGTGTTGGACGCGCTCGACGCCCCCGTTCCCGCCTCGACGGCCGTGCTGGTCTTCGCTAGCGCCACGTTCGCCAACAACGTCACCCCGTTCGGCCAGGCCGGCGGTGAACCCGTGAGCGCGCTGCTCATCTCGCGCGCCTCCGACCGGGAGTACGAGACGGGTCTCGCCGCGATCGCGAGCGTCGACGCGCTCAACTTCGTCCCCTCGATCGGGCTCGCCCTGGTCGGACTGGGCTACTTCGCCACGACGCTCACGTTCGGGGCGGACCTCCCGCTCGCCGCCGGTGCCGTGGTCGCGTTCGCGGCGGTGCTGGTGGTCGGTGCCGTTCTCGGGTGGCGATACCGCTACCGGATCGAACACGGCGTCGTCGCGACGCTCGCGCCGCTGATCCAACGGGCCGCCGCCGCCCTCCCACGCGTCTCGCCGCCGGAGCCCGACGCGCTCGAAGCTCGCATCGAGGCGTTCTTCGCCGCCGTCGAGCGGGTCGCGACGAGTCCCCGGAAGCTGGCGCTGGCGTTGCTCTTCTCGACGGTCGGCTGGGTGGGGCTGGCGACGTCGCTGTGGCTCTCGCTCTACGCGCTGGGTTACACCGTTCCGCTGGCCGTCGTGTTGGTCGCGATCCCGGCGGGGGCGATGGCGAGCATCACCCCGCTCCCGGGTGGGCTCGGTGGCGTGGCCGCCGTTCTGGGGGCGCTCGTCGACGGGACCACGGTCGGTATCTCGGTCGCCACGATCGCCGCCGCCGTCCTCATCCACCGGGGGGCGACCTACGTACTTCCGACGATGGTGGGCGGCGGCGTCGCGGCCGTGCTCGTCGACCGGTGA
- a CDS encoding S66 family peptidase, whose protein sequence is MPEFVVPPPVEPGDSVAVLSPASNAPESARFVYELGLERMREVFGLEPVAYPTATADPEWLAENPAARAADVMDAFRDPEISAVVANIGGHDQITVLPHLDGDVLRANPTRFYGWSDNTSLALFLWNEGIVSFYGGSTLTEYAMDGELFAYTEEYLGRALFEDSLGEWREADVFTDQAGDWDDPSSIKTKREIEESDGRLWCGGEEPVSGRIWGGNYSVLVEQFLADRYLPDEELLDGCVLAIETSELIPDPAVVGANLRALGERGLLDRFDGVLVGRAAARSHAVDNPPAWRADYRERQRNAIEDVFRKYNPNAPVVFDCEFGHTYPTCPLPIGAEIEVVPETRSLRFV, encoded by the coding sequence ATGCCCGAGTTCGTCGTTCCGCCGCCGGTCGAACCCGGCGACAGCGTGGCCGTCCTCTCGCCGGCATCCAACGCGCCCGAGAGCGCCCGGTTCGTCTACGAGTTGGGGCTCGAACGCATGCGCGAGGTGTTCGGCCTCGAACCGGTCGCGTACCCGACCGCCACCGCCGACCCGGAGTGGCTCGCGGAGAACCCCGCAGCCCGCGCCGCGGACGTCATGGACGCCTTCCGCGACCCCGAGATATCGGCCGTCGTCGCGAACATCGGTGGTCACGACCAGATCACGGTCCTCCCACACCTCGACGGCGACGTGCTCCGGGCGAACCCGACGCGGTTCTACGGCTGGTCGGACAACACGAGTCTGGCGCTCTTCCTCTGGAACGAGGGCATCGTCTCGTTCTACGGGGGCTCGACACTGACCGAGTACGCGATGGACGGCGAGCTGTTCGCCTACACGGAGGAGTACCTCGGTCGCGCGCTCTTCGAGGACTCGCTCGGCGAGTGGCGCGAGGCGGACGTGTTCACCGACCAGGCCGGCGACTGGGACGACCCGAGCTCGATCAAGACGAAACGCGAGATCGAGGAGTCGGACGGTCGGCTCTGGTGCGGCGGCGAGGAGCCCGTCTCGGGGCGGATCTGGGGTGGCAACTACTCGGTGCTCGTCGAACAGTTCCTCGCCGACCGCTACCTGCCGGACGAGGAGCTGCTGGACGGGTGTGTCCTCGCGATCGAGACCAGCGAACTGATCCCGGACCCGGCGGTCGTGGGTGCCAACCTCCGCGCGCTCGGCGAGCGCGGGTTGCTCGACCGGTTCGACGGGGTGCTCGTCGGTCGGGCGGCCGCCCGCTCCCACGCAGTGGACAACCCGCCGGCGTGGCGGGCTGACTACCGGGAGCGCCAGCGGAACGCAATCGAGGACGTGTTTCGAAAATACAACCCGAACGCGCCGGTCGTCTTCGACTGCGAGTTCGGCCACACGTACCCGACGTGCCCGCTTCCGATCGGGGCCGAGATCGAGGTCGTCCCCGAGACACGGTCGCTCCGATTCGTGTAG
- a CDS encoding carbon-nitrogen family hydrolase: protein MAIDIALVQFEAESSPETNLATATRYIERAANRGADLVLLPEIWNVGYFAFDDYREHAEPIDGPTATRLADLADELGIHLHAGSIVEADGEDRYNTSLLFDPSGERVGSYRKIHLFGYESEESRLLTPGERIEVVDTSIGTLGLTTCYDLRFPELYRALCDAGAELFLVTSAWPHRRLDHWTLFARTRAVEEQVFLAAANLTGRNREVDLAGNSLVVDPWGVPRANAGTDAGVTLARIDLDAVERTRNEFPVLDDRRLDTDG from the coding sequence ATGGCGATAGACATAGCGCTCGTCCAGTTCGAAGCGGAGTCCAGCCCGGAGACGAATCTGGCCACGGCGACGCGGTACATCGAACGGGCAGCGAACCGCGGTGCGGACCTGGTGCTGTTGCCCGAGATCTGGAACGTCGGCTACTTCGCGTTCGACGACTATCGGGAGCACGCGGAACCAATCGACGGGCCGACGGCCACGCGCCTCGCCGACCTCGCCGACGAGCTGGGGATCCACCTCCACGCCGGCAGCATCGTCGAAGCCGATGGCGAGGATCGCTACAACACCAGTCTCCTCTTCGATCCGAGCGGCGAGCGGGTCGGGAGCTACCGCAAGATCCACCTCTTCGGGTACGAATCGGAGGAGAGTCGGCTCCTCACGCCGGGCGAACGGATCGAGGTCGTCGACACGTCGATAGGCACCCTCGGGCTCACGACGTGCTATGACCTCCGGTTCCCGGAGCTGTATCGGGCGCTGTGTGACGCGGGCGCGGAGCTCTTCCTCGTCACCTCGGCGTGGCCACACCGGCGGCTCGACCACTGGACCCTCTTCGCGCGAACGAGGGCCGTCGAGGAACAGGTCTTCCTCGCGGCGGCCAACCTCACCGGGCGGAATCGCGAGGTCGACCTCGCCGGCAACAGCCTCGTGGTCGACCCATGGGGCGTTCCGCGGGCGAACGCGGGTACCGACGCGGGCGTCACGCTCGCGAGGATCGACCTCGACGCCGTCGAGCGGACCCGAAACGAGTTTCCGGTTCTGGACGACCGGCGACTCGATACCGACGGCTAA
- a CDS encoding SHOCT domain-containing protein has translation MGWFRENAFAIAIGTLLVSGGLLVVVLGYVSLVVYAALTAGVSLVGVVTDLAVPYLPIVAVLVVLLTVSTVGVSWGLLRRLSLPRSDRLGSAAERAEKRYPVLDELGIADALTPPEPTTEEKLEALKRQYVTGEIDETTFERELDRFVADDSVDDERVRTEREAALNRRTS, from the coding sequence ATGGGCTGGTTTCGGGAGAACGCGTTCGCCATCGCCATCGGGACGCTGCTCGTCTCCGGGGGATTGCTGGTCGTCGTTCTCGGCTACGTGAGCCTGGTCGTCTACGCCGCGCTCACGGCGGGGGTGTCGCTCGTCGGGGTGGTCACCGACCTCGCGGTTCCATATCTCCCGATCGTCGCGGTGCTCGTCGTCCTCCTGACCGTCTCCACCGTCGGCGTCAGCTGGGGGCTACTGCGTCGACTCTCGCTCCCGAGGAGCGACCGTCTCGGCAGCGCGGCCGAACGCGCCGAAAAGCGCTATCCGGTCCTCGACGAACTCGGGATCGCGGACGCCCTCACGCCACCGGAGCCGACGACCGAGGAGAAACTCGAAGCCCTGAAACGACAATACGTTACGGGGGAGATAGACGAGACGACCTTCGAACGCGAGCTCGACCGGTTCGTCGCTGACGATTCGGTCGACGACGAACGTGTGAGAACCGAGCGGGAAGCCGCGCTGAATCGGCGCACGTCGTGA
- a CDS encoding MFS transporter, giving the protein MNLLSIPRRTVADLWGGSREKMLFSVAFGWFLSISLRMVYPALLPYLRTDYGLSLSTAGLLLSVLWVSYACGQLPGGVLADRVGERLLLVVSSVLAATMLTLVVTSGSPSVLFVATALFGVGTALYGVSRFTILEKIYPERLGTATGITMAAGDLGNSVMPPLAGSIAVVAAWQLGFGFAIPLFLVAAVGLWVTLPERSSTGSPTGSFGLDGVVSTLTRPSVLLGTLLLVLWSVVMQAVIGFYPTYLTDEKGLSVQAATVLFGFFFALGIVLKPVAGRAFDRVGVRAPLLVFMGGAGMALCLLPFVGDLWVLVLVTVLASGLLGFETIVISDLTQRLPDGAQGTNLGTLRTVYVGFGGLSPILFGAVADRGYFDEAFLGAGVLALVVVLVVFATIDY; this is encoded by the coding sequence GTGAACCTGCTCTCGATACCGAGACGGACGGTTGCCGACCTCTGGGGCGGCAGCCGCGAGAAGATGCTCTTCTCGGTCGCCTTCGGCTGGTTTCTCTCGATCAGTCTCCGGATGGTCTACCCGGCGCTGTTGCCCTACCTCCGTACCGACTACGGGCTCTCGCTCTCCACGGCCGGTCTCCTGCTGTCGGTGCTCTGGGTCTCGTACGCGTGCGGCCAGCTACCCGGCGGGGTCCTCGCCGACCGGGTCGGCGAACGGCTGTTGTTGGTCGTCAGCTCCGTTCTCGCGGCGACGATGCTCACGCTCGTCGTCACCTCGGGTTCGCCCAGCGTTCTGTTCGTCGCCACAGCCCTATTCGGCGTCGGGACGGCGCTGTACGGCGTTTCGCGGTTCACGATCCTGGAGAAGATCTACCCGGAGCGCCTCGGGACGGCGACCGGGATCACGATGGCCGCCGGCGACCTCGGGAACTCGGTGATGCCACCCCTCGCGGGTTCGATCGCGGTCGTCGCGGCCTGGCAGCTCGGCTTCGGGTTCGCCATCCCGCTGTTCCTGGTCGCCGCCGTCGGGCTCTGGGTGACGCTTCCGGAGCGCTCCTCGACGGGGTCACCGACCGGGTCCTTCGGCCTCGACGGGGTCGTCTCGACCCTCACGCGACCGAGCGTGCTGCTCGGAACGCTCCTGCTCGTCCTCTGGAGCGTGGTGATGCAGGCGGTGATCGGGTTCTACCCGACGTACCTCACCGACGAGAAGGGGCTCTCGGTACAGGCCGCGACCGTTCTCTTCGGGTTCTTCTTCGCGCTCGGGATCGTGTTGAAACCGGTCGCCGGGCGGGCGTTCGACCGGGTCGGCGTTCGCGCGCCGCTCCTCGTGTTCATGGGCGGGGCCGGGATGGCCCTCTGCCTGCTCCCGTTCGTCGGGGATCTCTGGGTGCTCGTCCTCGTCACCGTGCTCGCCAGCGGGCTGCTCGGCTTCGAGACGATCGTCATCTCAGACCTCACCCAGCGCCTCCCGGACGGTGCACAGGGCACCAACTTGGGGACGCTTCGAACGGTCTACGTCGGGTTCGGGGGATTGAGCCCGATCCTCTTCGGAGCGGTCGCCGACCGGGGCTACTTCGACGAGGCTTTCCTGGGTGCCGGCGTGCTCGCGCTGGTCGTCGTGCTGGTCGTGTTCGCCACGATCGACTACTGA
- a CDS encoding acyl-CoA thioesterase: protein MTTQHDFETTIPVRFRDIDAMGHVNNAVFATYLEQARADYFREVVGVGLTAVETVLASLTVDFRQPISPDQTVTVGLSVPDLGESSVPMEYEIRLEDGTVAATAETVQVVYDAEAERSRPIPTAWRTAIESA, encoded by the coding sequence ATGACAACCCAACACGATTTCGAGACCACGATCCCGGTTCGGTTCCGCGATATCGACGCGATGGGCCACGTGAACAACGCCGTCTTCGCGACCTACCTCGAACAGGCGCGCGCCGACTACTTCCGCGAGGTCGTCGGTGTGGGACTCACGGCGGTCGAGACCGTTCTCGCGTCGCTGACCGTCGACTTCCGACAGCCCATCTCCCCGGACCAGACGGTCACGGTCGGTCTCTCGGTTCCCGACCTCGGGGAGTCCTCGGTCCCGATGGAGTACGAGATCCGCCTCGAAGACGGGACGGTGGCCGCCACCGCGGAGACGGTCCAGGTGGTCTACGACGCCGAGGCGGAACGCTCGCGGCCGATCCCGACGGCGTGGCGGACCGCGATCGAATCGGCGTGA
- a CDS encoding DUF3891 family protein: MIITEVGDGYRFVTQPDHAALSGRLASHWGNERFDEPAPRSAVCLAATHHDHGWHDYDLRPHRADDGTLRGFTNVPDEEWVSFYTRGIEAVAAVDTYAGLLTSMHATGLHRGGYGVRPSIPDQSDEPPYESFIAEQERFQRECLAGLQDGRYGQYAGADEREVLSKLHETGTIEELDASAAGSRLWRNYLLLQTVDVLSLYLCGSASLERTAVGPAPTVDSETASLTIEPLGPSTVGVEPSPFDTAPFTVSVPTRTVPELDGDSADENELVAAFYGAEQRSVEFTLR, translated from the coding sequence ATGATCATCACCGAGGTCGGTGACGGCTATCGGTTCGTGACCCAGCCGGACCACGCAGCGCTCTCCGGGCGGTTGGCGAGCCACTGGGGCAACGAGCGATTCGACGAGCCCGCCCCGCGTTCGGCGGTGTGTCTCGCGGCGACGCACCACGACCACGGCTGGCACGACTACGACCTGCGGCCGCACCGCGCCGACGACGGGACGCTCCGGGGCTTCACGAACGTTCCCGACGAGGAGTGGGTGTCGTTCTACACACGGGGGATCGAAGCCGTCGCGGCGGTCGACACGTACGCGGGTCTCCTGACGTCGATGCACGCGACCGGGCTCCATCGAGGTGGCTACGGCGTCCGCCCGTCGATCCCCGACCAGTCGGACGAACCACCCTACGAGTCGTTCATCGCGGAGCAGGAGCGCTTTCAGCGCGAGTGCCTCGCGGGGCTACAGGACGGCCGCTACGGCCAGTACGCCGGGGCGGACGAACGGGAGGTGCTCTCGAAGCTCCACGAGACCGGTACTATCGAGGAACTGGATGCGTCCGCGGCGGGGAGCCGACTCTGGCGGAACTACCTCCTGTTGCAGACCGTCGACGTGCTCTCGCTCTACCTCTGTGGCTCGGCCTCGCTCGAACGAACGGCGGTCGGTCCCGCGCCGACGGTCGACTCCGAGACGGCTTCGCTCACGATCGAACCGCTCGGTCCGTCGACCGTTGGGGTGGAGCCATCGCCGTTCGATACCGCCCCGTTCACGGTGTCCGTGCCGACGCGAACCGTTCCCGAGTTGGACGGAGACTCGGCGGACGAGAACGAGTTGGTCGCGGCGTTCTACGGTGCGGAACAGCGATCGGTCGAGTTCACGCTTCGCTGA
- a CDS encoding DMT family transporter produces MNTAWLYLVVAGVFETGWAIGLELSDGFTEPLPSVATVVSMAISVVLLAKAVQSLPIGTAYAVWTGIGASATALLGIVLFGESSSVARLGFIALIVVGVIGLEITGSGNGV; encoded by the coding sequence ATGAACACCGCATGGCTGTACCTCGTCGTCGCCGGGGTGTTCGAGACCGGCTGGGCGATCGGCCTCGAACTCTCCGACGGGTTCACCGAACCGCTGCCGAGCGTCGCCACGGTCGTCTCGATGGCGATCAGCGTCGTCCTCCTCGCGAAGGCGGTCCAGTCGCTCCCGATCGGGACGGCGTACGCGGTCTGGACCGGCATCGGCGCGAGCGCGACGGCCCTCCTCGGGATCGTGCTCTTCGGCGAGTCGTCGAGCGTCGCCCGGCTCGGCTTCATCGCGCTGATCGTCGTCGGGGTGATCGGTTTGGAGATCACCGGGAGCGGAAACGGCGTCTGA
- a CDS encoding ribonucleotide-diphosphate reductase subunit beta translates to MPILNTDAEHDPNKILPIDYDWAREYYEAGVNNNWVPEEIPMQDDVTQWNGGELSDAERQLIEWNLGFFSTAESLTANNIVLAVYDYVTAPECRQYLLRQAYEEAIHTDTFIYCCDSLGFDPEYLYGMYDRVPSVVDLTQVIDQDDFTIETDEDLRNFLRDLVGFYVIMEGVFFYAGFAMMLGLKRQNKMVGIGQQFEYIMRDESLHVGFGVDLINQIRTEHPGVWTEAFGEEVADLIADAVDLEKIYAYEACPDEILGMSPDQFAEYVEHIADRRLEQLNLPERYGTENPFPWMSEQVDLNKEKNFFETQVTEYQSGGSLDW, encoded by the coding sequence ATGCCGATCCTCAACACCGACGCCGAACACGACCCGAACAAGATCCTGCCGATCGACTACGACTGGGCGCGCGAGTACTACGAGGCCGGGGTCAACAACAACTGGGTGCCCGAGGAGATCCCGATGCAGGACGACGTCACCCAGTGGAACGGCGGCGAGCTCTCGGACGCGGAGCGCCAGCTCATCGAGTGGAACCTCGGGTTCTTCTCGACCGCCGAGTCCCTCACCGCCAACAACATCGTGCTCGCGGTCTACGACTACGTGACCGCCCCGGAGTGCCGCCAGTACCTGCTCCGACAGGCCTACGAGGAGGCCATCCACACGGACACGTTCATCTACTGCTGTGACTCGCTTGGCTTCGACCCCGAGTACCTCTACGGGATGTACGACCGCGTCCCATCCGTCGTCGACCTCACGCAGGTGATAGATCAGGACGACTTCACCATCGAGACCGACGAGGACCTCCGGAACTTCCTCCGGGACCTGGTTGGATTCTACGTCATCATGGAGGGCGTCTTCTTCTACGCCGGCTTCGCCATGATGCTGGGGTTGAAACGCCAGAACAAGATGGTCGGCATCGGCCAGCAGTTCGAGTACATCATGCGCGACGAGTCGCTCCACGTGGGGTTCGGCGTCGACCTCATCAACCAGATCCGGACGGAGCATCCCGGCGTCTGGACCGAGGCGTTCGGCGAGGAAGTCGCAGACCTCATCGCCGACGCCGTCGACCTCGAAAAGATCTACGCCTACGAGGCCTGTCCCGACGAGATACTGGGCATGAGCCCCGACCAGTTCGCCGAGTACGTCGAGCACATCGCCGACCGGCGGCTCGAACAGCTGAACCTCCCCGAACGGTACGGCACCGAGAACCCGTTCCCCTGGATGTCCGAGCAGGTCGACCTCAACAAGGAGAAGAACTTCTTCGAGACTCAGGTCACGGAGTACCAGAGCGGCGGCAGCCTGGACTGGTAA